CGTACGCAGAGCTCCCCGAAGGACGCTCCTGTTCTTCGAATATCGTTAATCGGCGACTCTGGGGTTCGAAGATCCTTAACGAGCGATTCTCGAGGACGGGCTCGAGGCGAATCTCGCGACATTGCAAATTGGCCGGGCCAAGTGGAGAATGAAACTCCTTTACGCTCCGGAAACTTGCTTATGACGACTCACTTCGGGACGGCCGTGCAGGCGGCAATTGCGCGCAACGCCGCCTCCTATGACGATCTTCCTTATGTCTCGCATCCGTTTCCGCAGACGCATCCGGCGCGGCTGGGCGCGGTCGCCCGCATCTTCAGACTGACGGCGCCCGATCTCTCCCGCGCCCGCGTTTTGGAGCTTGGATGCGCGGCCGGGGGCAATCTCATTCCGCTCGCGGCCCGTCACCCCGACGCCTATTTTCTCGGCGTCGACCTGTCGCAGCGGCAGATCGAGGAGGGCCAGCAGCGAATCGCCGCGCTCGGACTGTCCAACGTCAATCTGCGCCGCCAGAGCCTGACCGACCTTCGGTCCAAGGACGGCGGCTTCGACTATATTATCTGTCACGGCGTCTACAGCTGGGTGCCCGAGCAGGTGCGCGACGCGATTCTGCGGATCGCGCGAGAAAATCTCGCGCCGCACGGCGTCGCCTTCATCAGCTACAATGTTCAGCCCGGATGGCGACTGCGGCAGACCTTGCGCGACGCGCTGGGGCTGCACGTCGGGCCGCATGGCTCGCTGCGCGAGCGCGTCGCCCGCGCCCGCGAAATGCTGTCCTTTCTGGAGCAGAACACGCCGGCGGAGACCACCTGGGGCAGTATTTTCCGCGCCGAAGCCGCCAATTTGCGCATGGCGGACGACTCTTACATCGGCCACGAATTTCTCGAAGACTGCAACGAGCCGTGCAGTTTCTCCGAGTTCATGGCGAGCGCCGGGAGCCACGGACTGGCCTATCTCGGCGAGGCGGGGCTTTCGACGATGATGCCCGAGAATATGAATCCGGCCGCGGCGCCCTTGCTGCGCGCGCTGGCGGGAGACAATCAGGT
This window of the Methylocystis hirsuta genome carries:
- a CDS encoding methyltransferase regulatory domain-containing protein, with translation MTTHFGTAVQAAIARNAASYDDLPYVSHPFPQTHPARLGAVARIFRLTAPDLSRARVLELGCAAGGNLIPLAARHPDAYFLGVDLSQRQIEEGQQRIAALGLSNVNLRRQSLTDLRSKDGGFDYIICHGVYSWVPEQVRDAILRIARENLAPHGVAFISYNVQPGWRLRQTLRDALGLHVGPHGSLRERVARAREMLSFLEQNTPAETTWGSIFRAEAANLRMADDSYIGHEFLEDCNEPCSFSEFMASAGSHGLAYLGEAGLSTMMPENMNPAAAPLLRALAGDNQVSLEQHMDIFTGRTFRQTLLIHKERESKCVRKITPDALAGLHFLARTDFGFSREADGNAFFADGSGAWFSTQDPGVRKAMEAVVARLPDSSSIDELVAAMELRGASVDEAMRSRIADALMRMTLVGLLTGSTEPMRIARALAAKPVACPMLRADAAAGVLHSANLRHEPIRLDIIAQVVTPLLDGGADRDALIAATIAAADAGRVTFQRAGQTVVEPADVAVCAAEHVDRVLGHLQSNACLIA